The stretch of DNA CGCAATAAAACCTGCTATGGCATCGTCTAAAAATACATATCCCTTTTTATCCAGAGCTCCTACAATTCCAGGTTTTTTAGCATCATACCATTTAAAATTAAATATTGCCTTTGTCCCTGCAATTTCATTGGCTATTGCCATGCCAATAACTTCATCTACATATATATAATTGGGGTCTTCATTATAATTAAATGGTAGATTGCCTTTAATCCCTTCTTCTTCAAGCTTTATAGCACCGATTATCAAGGTAGATACATTTGGATTATTTAAGTTTTTTAGGATTATCTCTTCAAGTTTTTTTCTAATGTTGTTTAGATTATCGTTGGAAATACAGAGCTCCATACCACAATCCATCATATTTTTTATAGTTATGCCATACTTTTCTAAAATATTTAAAATGTTGGATACATTATAACTGCTATTATATATGTCATTATCCATACTATTATTCATATTGTTCATATTATTATCCACAATACCACCATAATATTAATTAAATATTTATTAATTAAATATTATTGAAAATATTTTTATCTAAGATTACATATATTATTTATAAAAAATCTCGTGATAGGTTATGAGTAAAACAACATACGAACTATTGGAAGTTATATATGCCCTTAAAAGACAGAAATATATAATATATGCCGTTACAATATTGTTTTTAATGTCATTTATAATTTCATATATATTACTTTATTTAGATATTACATGGGTTAAAGAATTTGGAGAAATGATTTTTAATCAATTTTCAGAATATGTAAATTCATTAGATATTAAAAACGAATCTTCATTAAATATATTTTCCATTATAGTGTCTCATAATTTAAGTGTTGGAATTTTAAATTATATATTAACAATATTTTCGACATTAATTATAATATCAAATGCCTTTATTTTAGCTTATGTATTGTATATTAGTAAGCCCTTAACATTTATACTTCTTGTATTGCCACACGGTATTGTGGAAATTCCTGCATTGATACTTTCAAGCAGTTCTGGAATAGTGTTATGTAATGCATTTATAAAAAGATTAAAAAAGGATGAGGATAGTGTATTATATTACAAAGATTCTTTGAGAATATTATTTGTATCCATGTTGTTGTTTATAATTGCAGCTATAATTGAGAGCTCTATTACATTGGAGATAAAAAAACTTATAGTTGGTTAAAAATTATATTAGATTATTATATTAGATTATTATTATATTATTATATTATGTTATAAAATAATAAAATTTAGATTATATTTAATAAAAAAGTGATAAAATGCTTGAACCAATTTATTATGACATAGGAAGAATTTGCAAGGAAGTATATTATAAACCCGAATGCAATAAAAAAAACCAAAATATGACCCCAAAAATGA from Methanothermococcus okinawensis IH1 encodes:
- a CDS encoding phosphatidylglycerophosphatase A — encoded protein: MNNSMDNDIYNSSYNVSNILNILEKYGITIKNMMDCGMELCISNDNLNNIRKKLEEIILKNLNNPNVSTLIIGAIKLEEEGIKGNLPFNYNEDPNYIYVDEVIGMAIANEIAGTKAIFNFKWYDAKKPGIVGALDKKGYVFLDDAIAGFIAGCMSKVFE
- a CDS encoding stage II sporulation protein M, yielding MSKTTYELLEVIYALKRQKYIIYAVTILFLMSFIISYILLYLDITWVKEFGEMIFNQFSEYVNSLDIKNESSLNIFSIIVSHNLSVGILNYILTIFSTLIIISNAFILAYVLYISKPLTFILLVLPHGIVEIPALILSSSSGIVLCNAFIKRLKKDEDSVLYYKDSLRILFVSMLLFIIAAIIESSITLEIKKLIVG